A window of Rhipicephalus microplus isolate Deutch F79 unplaced genomic scaffold, USDA_Rmic scaffold_212, whole genome shotgun sequence genomic DNA:
TTGAAGGTATTGGCAAACAGGCTGAGAGCGAGTCCGTCAGGATCAAGCATGAGGTGGGATGCGAGGCGACCAAAGCAATGGCAACCCCCTGGCTTGCGTGACAGTGTTGGCTCTAAAGGAGAGGTCCTCAACGTGTTTTCCCTCTGTGATCACGGCGGCCGTGAAGTGACCTGAGGGTGAGAGCCCAAGACAACTACGTAGAAAACGCCAGGGCGGTCGgaatagaggtttttagtttgatgTTTTTGTGGTCCGCTCCGCTCCGGGAGCACCCGCGAAGCCGCAGCGGAGCGGCGGCCGATTTTCCTCTCTTAGTTATTCGTTGCCGGCAGCGAAGCGTGcctttcgcagttgcagcgccctctggtcgttttcatcgtcgctaaacaaaataaaaaacattttttcacgtatacaaagcaaaacaataacgTATAAATGATCTTTTGATCAAGTATTTAAAGTACACTTTCAATGTGTTaaccgtctattttttttttgacaaagaagCAAGCTCTGACTTGATAGTAGCCACTCAAAAGCCAACATGGTTCCGTTCCagatccattgcaagcattcactgtgtgttgtttgcgcttttgacgcgtgtgtggtggcggcgttttCATTTTTCACCGTTGAAACTGTGTTTGCATAACCATTGATGCCTCCGACGAGTGTGCTAGAGGACCCATTTTTGATGGGTCTTTTAAAGTGGTCCGAAATCGAGGACTTGTTGTGCCTTGAAGTTTTCCAATACACTCGGCGAGACCCGCTGTCACGACATGGCCTCTTGAACATCGACAGCATGGACAGAGGACAATTTCGCACGTATTTTAGGTTTGAAAGAGATGATGTGTGAAGCCTGTGCCGTGCACTACAAGTGCCTGAAAATGTGACAACGCCGCAGGGCGTGCACGTTTCCGGAGTTGAGGCACTCTGCCTTACGCTACGGCGTTTGGCTTATCCCAATAGGCTGCGAGAACTGGAGCCGCTGTTCGGGCGGCATTATTCAGTGATTTCTTCAGCCACTAATGCAGTGCTCGCGCACATTGACAGCACGTTTGGACATCTGCTGCGAGATGTGGGTTGAGTTGTCCAGCCACACCTGGCTGGACATCGCTAAACTCCGACTCTTTTCCGAGGTATGAAGTTTGTTAATTTGTTTTGTTACTTCTAATCTAATGTAACATTTTATCGCAGGCTGTGCATTCCAAAGGGGCGCCGTTGCACAACTGTTGGGGCTTCATCGACGGGACAGCGCGAGCCATTTGCCGTCCATCGAAGGACCAGAAGCGGTTCTTTTCAGGGCATAAGCGCTTTCACGCCCTTAAATATCAGTCCATTATGTGTCCTAATGGAATCATTTGCCAACTGAACGGTCCGTACGTCGGCAGCCGGCATGACGCAGGCAAGTTATTTTTGTTATACTGAGCCCCGTCCTATTTGtccaacttcaaaaaaaaaaaaaagcatcatcgCGCCTATCTGAGGGAGTGCTCTGTGCTACTTCAGCAAACAAGCTATCACTTCGTACTAATGTTGTGAAGTACACTCAGTCTGGGACAACTAATTGTGGTTACAGTAGAAAGCAGCATATTATTCAAATTTAATGGTGTTGCAAAGAGAACCTGAAATAATTGTGAACTGTTTATTTCGAGAATAAGGTGCAAGCTAAAATGATAAATGCATGCCCCAGTTACCATTATAATGCTGTGGCCAAGTTTTCTTTGTTACTCTGCAACAAGTCTTCAGTCATAACTCTTCACAGGTAATGCCATGCAGGTTCTATTTATAAATGCATTATAAATGTGTTTTACTGCATAGCACTGTGAAGAAACCTTCCTACTTGGATAGACAtcaaagctttttcttttttttttatttggaaagaTTGCATCTAAAAAGTGCACACTACAGAGTCCACTTAACATTTGTGTAAATTTATGGGGAAGTGGCAAGAATTTTATGAAGCATTCAGTGTCgcatatcatgtggcaatatGTTTTCATGTCCTCCTGTATTTCCAGGTATCCTTCGAAAGAGCAACACCTATCGCAAGCTAGAGAAGCTTGCCAGAGGCCACAGCTTTTGTTTGTATGGTGACCCTGCCTATCCACTGCGACCTCTGCTGCTGAAACCTTATGGCGGGAACGTGACTGTGCAGCAGCGGGCATTCAACAAGAGAATGAGTTCCGTTAGACAAGCAGTCGAATGGGGTTTCGGAAAGATTGCAGGCTTGTTTGCTTTTCTGGATTTTCGTAAAAATCAGAGACTCAAACGGCAGAACGTGTCACGCATGTACAAAGTTGGCACAATACTTGCTAATTGCCACACTTGTATGTATAGCTCACAGGTATCTCAATACTTTCAAGTTGAACCTCCTCAGCTGGAAGAATATTTGAGACCAAAGAACTGAGCGGATTCCTTCGACacagtttttttatttgtgtagactgttaatttttttttctaattgatcAATCTTGTTGCTTATTTCCTGGAGAATTTCAGTAGAATTCTGGCGCTGAGCCTCCATTTTCGAGCGCTCTTCCTCCAATAATAGTTTTCTTTCTGCTATTGTCGTACGACGTTCCTCGAGGTCCAGCCGTCGGTGTTCTAGCTCCATTTCCTTCTGCCGGAGAAGGAACTCATTCTCTTCCCTTTTCAGAAGCAGCTGCAGTCCAAGGGCCTGGAGGCCTCTGATTCCTATAAAATGAAGTAGAACACAAATGACGTACTTCTAAAGTGTTACAGCTCATAACTAATTTACTCTGGGATCAGCGCCATCTTATCACATTCGGGTATGATGAATGCCAAGCCTTGAATTAGCATTGAAAAAACAAGCAAACGAATCACATGTAGCGCATGAATGTTATTTCAATGCAATGAGAGCTATGCATCATCTGGTGCAACTTGAAAAATCATGCAAGTCTGATTTGCAATACCTGTCGGAACAGCAGACTGTCTGCAACACCGCCGTTCTGGCGCACGAAGGGGCCCTTGAGCATCATGAGCAGCGTTGCCCCCTTGAGCCTCCTGGTCAGCGTCGCTGTCCTCTATTGTATCTGTTTCCAAGGTATCCTGTGCTACAAGGGCATGAATGATCATCAGAAGTTAGGCACTGAGCATATTAGCTAAGGCATTGTGTATATCACTTTTTAATTTATGTTTTGTAGTATTTTGCACAATGATTACACGGTGCAACTTGCCTTGCAGCATCGTGCATAAACACTTTCATCTGCGAATTTCTGCTAGTAGTAGTATTAAAGAATATACATTTGCATAGTAGTAAGGGTGCACTTGCTTCTCATGTGTTTTTTGCCTACGAACATTTGTTTAATGTGCCTTGTTGTACACGTTGTGAATAAGTAAATAAAGATATATTTTACGTCTAATGTACTTTGCACATACCTGGTGCAGCAGCCGGCACGCCTGGTGGAGCAGCCGGCACCTCTCCAGCTGGGCTGGTTGTGGTTCTGTCGCCTGCTGTCCCGTCACCTCTATCTCTGTATGGTGGCTGACTGAGCTCATCCTCATAGATAGCCAACAGCATATTTGTTGCTGTTGCCTCATCTGCACATAGAAAACGAGGCACATGAATGAGAATGTCATTAGTAATACTATAGGACCCCTGAAGAAATAATTCACACAGAATAAAAACTACCTTTATTCCCTATATCTGTCAAAATAGATATTTGTTTTCCCAGTTAATGAGCTTAATTCACAAATATGTTCACTGCAGTTATGAGAAACATTCAGCAAGCTGAAACAAAGCATTAGATTATTTTTAAATTCAGTCATTTCTCACTGAGTGCCGATTAAGTACATCACACATCCACAACGTGGGAATGTAGTATATTGACTGCCTGAGGATCAATGCCATATAATGAACAGGCACAGTGGCCAGCATATTACTGAATAATGTAATATTTATAGTGCAAACTGTCCAGCTAGGTAACCTGTCTGACTACTGTGTCACAACAATTCATTCTCTGAACACTGCCATTGAAATATATGCCGTCACTCCCGATACAGATATCGCCAAGATGAACACTTCAAAGTTTTCATAGTACAAG
This region includes:
- the LOC142792328 gene encoding uncharacterized protein LOC142792328: MLLAIYEDELSQPPYRDRGDGTAGDRTTTSPAGEVPAAPPGVPAAAPGIRGLQALGLQLLLKREENEFLLRQKEMELEHRRLDLEERRTTIAERKLLLEEERSKMEAQRQNSTEILQEISNKIDQLEKKINSLHK
- the LOC119160041 gene encoding uncharacterized protein LOC119160041 isoform X2, which codes for MALFIRMESNHSQRDSKAVHSKGAPLHNCWGFIDGTARAICRPSKDQKRFFSGHKRFHALKYQSIMCPNGIICQLNGPYVGSRHDAGILRKSNTYRKLEKLARGHSFCLYGDPAYPLRPLLLKPYGGNVTVQQRAFNKRMSSVRQAVEWGFGKIAGLFAFLDFRKNQRLKRQNVSRMYKVGTILANCHTCMYSSQVSQYFQVEPPQLEEYLRPKN
- the LOC119160041 gene encoding uncharacterized protein LOC119160041 isoform X1 — protein: MQCSRTLTARLDICCEMWVELSSHTWLDIAKLRLFSEAVHSKGAPLHNCWGFIDGTARAICRPSKDQKRFFSGHKRFHALKYQSIMCPNGIICQLNGPYVGSRHDAGILRKSNTYRKLEKLARGHSFCLYGDPAYPLRPLLLKPYGGNVTVQQRAFNKRMSSVRQAVEWGFGKIAGLFAFLDFRKNQRLKRQNVSRMYKVGTILANCHTCMYSSQVSQYFQVEPPQLEEYLRPKN